A single Aspergillus chevalieri M1 DNA, chromosome 3, nearly complete sequence DNA region contains:
- a CDS encoding uncharacterized protein (COG:S;~EggNog:ENOG410PTJJ;~InterPro:IPR032567,IPR005162,IPR036875;~PFAM:PF03732;~go_function: GO:0003676 - nucleic acid binding [Evidence IEA];~go_function: GO:0008270 - zinc ion binding [Evidence IEA]) — MDPFQELRNEFSSTIRALQNEIESVKNEPKPLQRPKPCLPDPEKFNGQSLKFDTWLASMKAKLRIDAPAIGDAVAQFYYVYLNLESKVQALVLPQLSYAEDTNTWDYNTILDQLSLVYDNPNKVQEAEDYLLVLKQDSGESVAAYIAKFERILYEAKGKDWPDVTKISAFRKGLNPTLRGRLNQQLNLPKSYTDFLRVVQQLGSHSFSSNSTNVSHSQSHQSGSHTKSDPMDLSVININSLSAASTSLDERNRRRQQGSCVRCGSSDHWVKDCSMKAHKESNKIWNQQMIARLEANRLDDLNDLDD; from the coding sequence atggacccctttcaagaactccgaaacgaattttcttctacgatccgcgccctccagaatgaaatcgaatccgtcaaaaatgaacccaaaccacttcaacgaccaaagccatgcctccctgatcccgagaaattcaatggccaatctttgaagtttgatacctggcttgcttcgatgaaggctaagcttaggattgatgctccagctattggtgatgcagtggctcagttctactatgtctatctgaatctggaaagcaaagtccaagctctagttcttccccagttatcttatgcagaagacaccaacacctgggattacaacaccatccttgatcaactatctctggtttatgacaaccccaacaaggttcaagaagctgaagattatctactagtcctaaagcaggatagtggtgaatctgtggcagcctacatcgccaagtttgagaggattctttatgaggcaaagggcaaagattggcctgatgtcaccaagatttcagcgttcaggaaaggcctcaatcctactctccgaggacgtctcaaccagcagttgaatcttccaaaatcatacactgatttccttcgtgtggttcaacaattgggaagtcattctttcagctcaaattccaccaatgtttcccactctcaatcacaccaatctggctctcacaccaagtctgatcctatggacctcagcgtcatcaatatcaactccctgtcagcagcgtccacctccctagatgaaaggaacagacgacgacaacaaggatcctgtgtgagatgtggctcctctgatcattgggtgaaggattgttccatgaaggcacacaaggaatccaataaaatatggaaccagcagatgattgcaaggttagaggcaaaccgtcttgatgaccttaatgatctcgatgattga
- a CDS encoding NuoB/complex I 20 kDa subunit family protein (COG:C;~EggNog:ENOG410PVGI;~InterPro:IPR006138,IPR006137;~PFAM:PF01058;~go_function: GO:0008137 - NADH dehydrogenase (ubiquinone) activity [Evidence IEA];~go_function: GO:0048038 - quinone binding [Evidence IEA];~go_function: GO:0051536 - iron-sulfur cluster binding [Evidence IEA];~go_function: GO:0051539 - 4 iron, 4 sulfur cluster binding [Evidence IEA];~go_process: GO:0055114 - oxidation-reduction process [Evidence IEA]), with product MHLAEHVLTTFDQIVNWARQSSMWPLSFGLACCALEMMQVSMPRYDQDRLGIIFRASPRQSDVMVVAGTVTNKMAPALRQCYDQMPDPKWVISMGSCANGGGYYHYSYSVVRGVDRVVPVDIYIPGCPPTPEAFLYGIFQLQKKIQRTKVTRMWYRR from the exons ATGCACCTTGCGGAGCATGTCTT GACAACATTCGACCAGATCGTGAATTGGGCTCGGCAGAGCTCAATGTGGCCACTTAGCTTTGGGCTTGCCTGCTGTGCCCTCGAGATGATGCAAGTCTCCATGCCTCGGTACGATCAGGACCGCTTGGGTATTATTTTCCGTGCTTCTCCCCGCCAGTCCGACGTCATGGTTGTGGCGGGCACGGTCACTAATAAGATGGCGCCGGCTCTCCGTCAGTGCTATGACCAGATGCCTGATCCGAAGTGGGTTATTAGTATGGGGAGCTGTGCGAATGGGGGTGGATACTATCATTATAGCTACAGTGTTGTTAGAGGTGTTGACCGTGTCGTTCCCGTGGATATCTACATCCCGGGATGTCCCCCAACTCCAGAGGCGTTCCTATATGGTATCTTCCAGTTGCAAAAGAAGATTCAAAGGACCAAAGTCACTCGAATGTGGTATAGGAGGTAG
- a CDS encoding uncharacterized protein (COG:S;~EggNog:ENOG410PRK7;~InterPro:IPR007219;~PFAM:PF04082;~go_function: GO:0003677 - DNA binding [Evidence IEA];~go_function: GO:0008270 - zinc ion binding [Evidence IEA];~go_process: GO:0006351 - transcription, DNA-templated [Evidence IEA]), which yields MLSHDAHLLYGLEDSAKLESTIDRLTIHLEQLQVSDPMEEAELPKKELFLSKANIIRFVNAFFDNSNHSNCFVYKGSFNVNTASTQLLLAILLLGATCISPEDAATAEKFSERFEYSVFESPEFQRLLYQENHPTPSRENIQLVQAAMLTIVLRPSTGQLETERRIRIQRVPALVSAVRLLNLTQVLNDTVLDGEKANLDEYIRRETLVRIMAWVYLLDAHCVIFSNSPPQFKIAEADFGLPRHDMIFKTTGLPDLNELISNADLQGPPLSLRSVVQRLMDGKPAGIEELLPQVDSLFALFLVLSGK from the exons ATGTTATCTCACGATGCACATCTGTTATACGGGCTTGAAGATTCGGCAAAACTGGAGAGCACGATCGACCGACTTACAATCCATCTTGAGCAGCTTCAGGTGTCAGATCCTATGGAGGAGGCTGAACTACCAAAAAAAGAGCTTTTCTTGTCGAAGGCGAATATAATCAGGTTTGTGAACGCCTTTTTCGACAACTCAAACCACAGCAATTGCTTTGTCTACAAAGGTTCGTTTAATGTGAACACTGCGTCAACACAGCTCCTATTAGCAATTCTACTTCTTGGCGCAACTTGCATTTCACCAGAGGATGCTGCGACAGCCgaaaaattctcagaaagaTTTGAGTATTCCGTGTTTGAAAGTCCAGAATTCCAACGGCTTCTGTACCAAGAGAATCATCCGACTCCTTCGCGAGAAAATATCCAGCTCGTGCAAGCAGCAATGCTCACAATTGTCTTGCGGCCATCTACAGGACAACTAGAGACGGAAAGACGTATTCGGATACAAAGAGTGCCTGCCTTGGTGTCTGCTGTGCGGTTGTTGAATCTCACCCAGGTACTAAACGACACCGTCCTCGATGGTGAGAAAGCCAATCTCGACGAATATATACGTAGAGAGACACTCGTAAG GATCATGGCGTGGGTATATCTTCTTGACGCCCACTGCGTTATCTTCTCCAATTCACCCCCACAATTCAAAATCGCCGAAGCAGATTTCGGTCTTCCCAGACATGATATGATATTCAAGACAACTGGTTTACCTGATCTAAATGAGCTCATATCAAATGCGGATCTTCAGGGCCCACCACTCTCACTTAGGTCGGTGGTTCAACGGTTAATGGATGGCAAGCCTGCTGGAATTGAAGAATTACTACCGCAAGTGGACTCACTTTTTGCGCTTTTTCTGGTCTTGAGTGGTAAGTAG
- a CDS encoding uncharacterized protein (COG:S;~EggNog:ENOG410PQVY;~InterPro:IPR004875,IPR009057,IPR006600,IPR001878, IPR007889;~PFAM:PF03221,PF05225,PF03184;~go_function: GO:0003676 - nucleic acid binding [Evidence IEA];~go_function: GO:0003677 - DNA binding [Evidence IEA];~go_function: GO:0008270 - zinc ion binding [Evidence IEA]) → MADNSKEERIKLALEAYKKGLFSSRNAAAKAYDVPLSTFKTRVNGTTCRKESIANGRKLTPTEEKTLSSWIIDMGQRGLPLQISTVRYLAQLLLSARLSSQTAYVGEHWVTRYIQRHKELSSKYSRKYDYQRAKCEDPELVMGWYKCFYNAIEKYGILEQDIYNMDETGFQMGMTSTAKVICGSETRASNAKAIQPGNREWVTAIIAVNAAGWALPPQIILAAENHQSQWYHAVPKDYTISVSRNGWTNDGLGLEWLQNVFEPHTASRTLGRYRMLILDGHSSHATAEFDRFCTERNIIPLYMPPHSSHLLQPLDVGCFSPLKRLYGERITKKMQKGINVVDKTEFLYIYPTVHYQALSSSNIRSSFAATGLVPFSPERVLSKLHIPYKTPTPPSSSHSNQSFGAGKTPADINQLEAQKKRINHLQSHQVSPSTMQEAMGKVMRGAEMTMQNAILLRHEVHQLRVENRHQKQRRAAPRAFIQAGGSLTGAKGLQKAQEQEAIVKEAYHPVSRRRKPPTCSTCGKIGHNRLKCPEK, encoded by the coding sequence ATGGCCGATAATTCAAAAGAAGAGCGCATCAAACTAGCTCTAGAAGCTTATAAAAAAGGCCTTTTTTCATCAAGAAATGCAGCAGCCAAGGCATATGATGTACCTCTCTCTACCTTCAAGACCCGAGTCAATGGAACCACATGCCGCAAGGAATCTATTGCCAATGGCCGAAAATTGACGCCTACTGAAGAAAAGACACTTTCATCATGGATCATTGATATGGGCCAGCGTGGCCTACCACTACAAATCTCTACTGTACGCTATTTGGCACAGTTGTTACTGTCCGCACGGCTATCCTCTCAGACTGCCTATGTTGGTGAGCATTGGGTGACTCGGTATATTCAACGCCATAAGGAACTCTCTTCCAAATATAGCCGAAAATACGACtatcagcgtgccaaatgtgaagatccagagCTTGTTATGGGGTGGTATAAGTGCTTCTACAATGCTATTGAAAAATATGGCATTCTCGAGCaagatatctacaatatggatgaaactggatTTCAGATGGGCATGACATCCACGGCCAAAGTTATATGTGGCTCAGAGACTCGGGCAAGTAATGCCAAAGCCATACAGCCTGGGAATCGCGAATGGGTAACTGCCATTATTGCCGTAAATGCAGCTGGATGGGCCTTGCCTCCCCAGATTATcctggctgcagaaaaccaTCAATCTCAATGGTATCATGCTGTTCCAAAGGACTATACGATCAGTGTCAGCAGGAATGGCTGGACGAACGATGGATTAGGCCTGGAGTGGCTTCAAAATGTCTTTGAGCCACATACAGCCTCCCGTACATTAGGGAGATATCGCATGTTGATTTTGGATGGCCATAGCAGCCATGCCACTGCAGAATTCGACAGATTTTGTACAGAAAGGAATATTATTCCTTTATATATGCCTccgcattcatctcatcttcttcagccattggATGTTGGCTGCTTTTCGCCATTGAAACGCTTATATGGCGAAAGAATCACCAAAAAGATGCAGAAGGGAATCAACGTTGTGGATAAAACAGAATTCCTCTATATATACCCTACCGTCCATTACCAAgctctatcatcatcaaacattCGAAGCAGCTTTGCAGCAACTGGCCTGGTCCCATTTTCACCTGAGCGAGTCCTTTCAAAGcttcatataccatataaaacaccgacgccgccttcatcatcacaTAGCAATCAATCCTTTGGTGCAGGAAAGACTCCAGCGGATATAAACCAGCTTGAGGCCCAAAAGAAGCGAATAAATCACCTCCAAAGTCATCAGGTGTCCCCATCAACTATGCAGGAGGCAATGGGAAAGGTCATGAGAGGGGCGGAGATGACcatgcaaaatgccatcctaCTACGGCACGAAGTCCACCAGCTTCGCGTGGAAAACCGGCATCaaaaacagagaagagcagctCCTAGGGCCTTTATACAAGCTGGAGGGAGCCTGACAGGTGCTAAAGGACtacaaaaagcgcaagaacaGGAGGCTATAGTAAAGGAAGCATACCACCCAGTTTCCAGGCGGCGTAAGCCACCAACCTGTAGCACATGTGGTAAAATAGGCCACAATCGGCTAAAATGTCCTGAGAAATAG
- a CDS encoding O-methyltransferase (COG:S;~EggNog:ENOG410PUYG;~InterPro:IPR002935,IPR029063;~PFAM:PF13578,PF01596;~go_function: GO:0008171 - O-methyltransferase activity [Evidence IEA]): MSAPSPVDAPQHILQLLSELHRKSLEQEATISKKGKVFSSDILGDLEDKRQSGNPKDEFDQLMLDKFIALDEDKCQFIYQLINAMGATNIVEAGTSFGVSTIYLALAIAKTKAATGKPGTVIATEKEQQKAEIAHKYWAQCGAVVEQEIDLREGDLLETLKYGLPQIDIVLLDIWSALALPTLKTVLPHLRHGAVVLTDNTISGAKGYADLLAYLRAPENGFQNMTLPFTNGFEMSVYLPKSN, translated from the exons ATGTCAGCTCCTTCACCCGTCGATGCTCCACAGCATATTCTTCAGCTACTGTCTGAACTTCATCGGAAGTCATTGGAACAGGAAGCTACTATTTCCAAAAAGGGCAAGGTTTTTTCGTCGGATATTCTGGGTGATCTGGAAGACAAACGCCAAAGCGGTAACCCGAAAGATGAATTTGATCAACTCATGCTGGACAAGTTCATTGCCCTGGATGAAGATAAATGCCAATTCATCTACCAGTTAATCAACGCTATGGGGGCCACCAATATTGTTGAGGCAGGAACCAGTTTCGGAGTCAGCACTATCTATCTGGCTCTTGCTATTGCGAAAACGAAAGCTGCTACCGGCAAGCCCGGAACTGTGATTGCAACAGAAAAAGAGCAGCAAAAGGCGGAAATTGCACACAAGTACTGGGCCCAGTGTGGTGCGGTGGTTGAGCAAGAGATTGACCTGAGGGAGGGTGATTTGCTCGAGACTCTGAAATATGGACTGCCACAAATCGATATTGTCCTTCTCGACA TCTGGTCAGCTCTTGCTCTTCCGACACTAAAGACTGTCCTACCACATCTTCGGCACGGCGCAGTTGTACTGACTGATAACACAATATCTGGTGCCAAAGGCTATGCGGATTTGTTGGCATACTTGCGAGCCCCTGAGAATGGATTTCAGAACATGACTCTGCCTTTCACCAATGGGTTTGAGATGAGTGTTTACCTGCCAAAGTCGAATTAA
- a CDS encoding uncharacterized protein (COG:S;~EggNog:ENOG410PYR8) yields MAKFLENSRWYQAYKELASQGKLQLPEYEQNENGEFLVKPGELFCRYPDCDKRTTEFSKTVNLRWHLKHHRDVQIANSGTGRFKQVEKDMTNAWYKELVESNQIMDESKDEEQSKEDDQEHQKPYVPWRKDLMDINRIKVRAIAKALGVFPCDACQEAGISCLSDMNICTIVMHHFDLRSPEELEQMGLNATNPN; encoded by the exons ATGGCGAAATTCTTGGAAAACAGCCGGTGGTACCAGGCATACAAGGAGCTAGCCTCTCAGGGCAAGCTCCAGCTGCCAGAATATGAACAA AATGAAAATGGGGAGTTTCTGGTGAAACCAGGCGAGTTGTTTTGTCGTTACCCAGACTGTGATAAGCGAACT ACAGAATTCTCAAAAACAGTTAATCTTCGCTGGCACCTCAAACACCATCGAGATGTTCAAATTGCAAATAGTGGCACTGGTCGCTTTAAGCAAGTGGAAAAAGATATGACAAATG CCTGGTATAAAGAACTTGTGGAGAGCAACCAAATCATGGATGAGAGTAAGGATGAAGAGCAGTCCAAGGAGGACGACCAAGAGCATCAAAAGCCATATGTGCCATGGAGAAAGGATCTGATGGAT ATCAATCGCATCAAAGTCCGAGCAATTGCTAAGGCTCTTGGGGTGTTTCCTTGTGATGCATGTCAAGAAGCTGGTATTA GTTGCCTCTCAGACATGAACATATGCACTATCGTTATGCATCATTTTGATCTTAGAAGTCCTGAGGAACTTGAACAGATGGGTCTCAATGCTACTAATCCAAACTGA